The Amblyomma americanum isolate KBUSLIRL-KWMA chromosome 5, ASM5285725v1, whole genome shotgun sequence genome window below encodes:
- the LOC144134696 gene encoding uncharacterized protein LOC144134696 isoform X1 — translation MAEKQTATCSEHRQSFRNQSLTSRFHWFVWIAVVAYAMGHFATSEVNRSLPQKVSYRFRYQQGRSPYYGVTRKWDISDREWRHGRRFILTAWPWMVLHSIVGRAFAYSVPSVSDLDLLTTSSCCSPESFPSHIIITSCEADCSNFASVLDNVFREKRMCSVRKLSEKQLAVSLY, via the exons ATGGCTGAGAAACAAACCGCAACGTGTTCAGAACACCGACAGAGCTTCCGAAACCAAAG CCTTACATCCCGATTTCACTGGTTCGTGTGGATTGCCGTCGTCGCATACGCAATGGGGCACTTCGCCACCAGCGAAGTGA ACAGAAGCCTTCCACAGAAGGTGTCTTACCGTTTTCGTTACCAGCAAGGTAGAAGTCCCTACTACGGTGTCACGAGGAAATGG GACATTTCTGATCGGGAGTGGAGGCATGGACGGCGATTCATCTTAACGGCTTGGCCCTGGATGGTGCTGCACTCCATCGTTGGCCGAGCATTCGCCTACTCAGTACCGTCGGTAAGCGATCTAGACCTTCTAACGACTAGCTCATGTTGCTCGCCTGAATCGTTTCCTAGCCATATAATTATCACGTCCTGTGAAGCTGACTGCAGCAACTTTGCATCAGTATTAGACAATGTCTTCAGAGAGAAGAGAATGTGCTCTGTGAGGAAGCTGTCAGAAAAGCAGCTTGCTGTCAGTCTATACTAA
- the LOC144134696 gene encoding uncharacterized protein LOC144134696 isoform X2, with product MAEKQTATCSEHRQSFRNQSLTSRFHWFVWIAVVAYAMGHFATSETEAFHRRCLTVFVTSKVEVPTTVSRGNGTFLIGSGGMDGDSS from the exons ATGGCTGAGAAACAAACCGCAACGTGTTCAGAACACCGACAGAGCTTCCGAAACCAAAG CCTTACATCCCGATTTCACTGGTTCGTGTGGATTGCCGTCGTCGCATACGCAATGGGGCACTTCGCCACCAGCGAA ACAGAAGCCTTCCACAGAAGGTGTCTTACCGTTTTCGTTACCAGCAAGGTAGAAGTCCCTACTACGGTGTCACGAGGAAATGG GACATTTCTGATCGGGAGTGGAGGCATGGACGGCGATTCATCTTAA